One genomic window of Punica granatum isolate Tunisia-2019 chromosome 1, ASM765513v2, whole genome shotgun sequence includes the following:
- the LOC116192746 gene encoding glycine-rich domain-containing protein 1-like, producing MQTGGKDQKMEWTEAQKIRIAVDLVAAAKQHLLFLAAVDRNHHLYDGPALQRAIYRYNAFWLPLLAKHSESPVTEGPLVVPLDCEWVWHCHRLNPVQYKNDCEKLYGGILDNSNVVSSIRGTCKSETEEIWSRLYPEEPYEVELTAAPALTEDISEKMSRLGKCTAYDLVSAVKRQSPFFYQVSRPHMSHDVFLEEAVARYRGFLHLIRRNREKSIKRFCVPTYDIDLIWHTHQLHPASYCADVTELLGKVLEHDDMDSDRSKGKKLDTGFSGTTSQWQETFGTRYWKAGAMYRGTAPSPVTVTRFSSHLKSKEVLPSEADKLIRIPDVKTVEVLLEFVGVRDLPEDHKGNLYVSFSKSQPDALFDVKRKLNIFSESGEEMVASFHCEPKGELLFELVSYFPFNLPLSRTKVLGSASLSLQDYLDPVSKLSDQKWLELAPHSGHGNSKPIGLLVAVSFSVPTPAPYVLHMVQSRPFPRRSCLFPLPQRVQQAKSCTRIINDSGIEVFTLRMRSLKMNKQKENSNPNKEVIAVTKVGEEHKLAEFLGNRWSFLNSQLSLQIQKNSCEEDYLCELVGVRMVKFFSGSKLEYQPRHCRRHKTEKNFMTAIEFSAEYPYGEAAALIDLKSGLVKVKKQELVLALVSSAFILSDILKNEGYDSLAVGTEISEVDSGAEERDDSTTQSKPCHVTSSVDGVTGLSLNENIAEDTKVVAPTEGLPSAAGCGGGCGSGCGGSSGNVVKSSGCGGCGGGCGSGCGNTVKSSGCGSGCGGGCGGGCGGGCGGGCGSNWAGNSVKSGACGGCGAGGCGPVLSKASVNENANSNANSCGGQKPVESVKLAGEVAAA from the exons ATGCAAACGGGAGGAAAGGATCAAAAGATGGAGTGGACGGAAGCGCAGAAGATTAGAATAGCTGTGGACCTCGTGGCTGCAGCCAAACAGCACCTCCTGTTCCTCGCCGCAGTTGATCGGAACCATCACCTCTACGATGGTCCTGCTCTTCAAAGAGCCATTTACAG ATACAATGCTTTCTGGCTTCCTTTGCTTGCTAAACACTCCGAGTCTCCTGTCACTGAAGGGCCTCTGGTTGTTCCTCTTGATTGCGAGTGGGTTTGGCACTGTCACCGCCTCAACCCG GTTCAATACAAGAACGATTGCGAGAAACTCTATGGCGGGATTCTTGACAACTCGAATGTCGTGTCTTCTATTAGAGGCACTTGTAAGTCGGAAACAGAAGAAATTTGGAGTAGACTGTACCCAGAAGAGCCCTATGAGGTAGAGTTGACTGCAGCACCAGCACTCACTGAAGATATCTCTGAAAAAATGTCAAGACTTGGAAAGTGCACCGCATATGATTTAGTATCAGCTGTTAAAAGGCAGAGCCCTTTCTTCTATCAG GTATCTAGGCCTCATATGAGCCATGACGTCTTCCTTGAAGAGGCTGTGGCCAGATATAGAGGATTTCTGCATCTTATTAGAAGAAACAGGGAGAAGTCCATTAAACGGTTTTGTGTTCCTACATATGACATTGATCTCATATGGCACACTCATCAGTTGCATCCTGCTTCCTACTGTGCTGATGTGACCGAACTACTTGGGAAAGTATTAGAACACGATGACATGGACTCTGACAGATCTAAAGGGAAAAAATTGGACACGGGATTTTCTGGAACTACATCTCAGTGGCAAGAAACATTTGGTACAAGGTATTGGAAGGCTGGTGCTATGTACCGAGGAACTGCCCCATCTCCCGTCACAGTAACCCGTTTCTCATCTCATTTGAAGAGTAAGGAGGTGCTGCCATCGGAGGCTGACAAACTAATTCGGATTCCAGATGTAAAGACTGTGGAG GTCCTTCTGGAGTTTGTTGGAGTTCGGGACTTGCCGGAGGACCATAAGGGGAACTTGTATGTCTCATTCAGTAAATCTCAGCCTGACGCACTTTTCGATGTGAAGAGAAAACTGAATATTTTTTCTGAGTCCGGGGAAGAAATGGTGGCATCATTCCACTGTGAACCTAAGGGAGAGCTGCTGTTTGAGCTAGTGtcttattttcctttcaacTTACCCCTTTCAAGAACAAAGGTTCTGGGTTCTGCCTCACTCTCTCTCCAGGATTATCTGGACCCTGTTTCAAAACTTTCCGACCAAAAGTGGTTGGAGTTAGCACCTCATTCTGGCCATGGGAACTCAAAACCAATAGGCTTGCTCGTTGCTGTTTCATTTTCTGTGCCAACCCCTGCACCATATGTGCTTCATATGGTTCAGTCACGGCCTTTCCCGAGAAGGTCTTGCCTCTTCCCACTTCCTCAGAGAGTTCAACAGGCCAAAAGCTGCACTCGCATCATCAACGACTCTGGGATTGAGGTCTTTACACTCCGAATGAG GAGCTTGAAGATGAACAAGCAAAAAGAAAACTCCAACCCTAACAAGGAGGTGATTGCTGTCACAAAAGTTGGTGAGGAACATAAGCTCGCGGAGTTTCTGGGCAATAGATGGTCTTTCCTAAATTCTCAGTTGTCTCTTCAGATCCAGAAGAATTCCTGTGAGGAGGACTATCTGTGCGAACTCGTGGGTGTTAGAATG GTAAAATTCTTCTCAGGCAGTAAGCTGGAATACCAACCAAGACATTGTCGTAGGCATAAAACTGAAAAGAATTTCATGACAGCGATTGAATTTTCTGCAGAGTATCCATACGGCGAAGCAGCGGCACTGATTGATTTGAAATCGGGTTTGGTCAAG gtgaagaaacaagaactcGTGTTGGCTCTGGTGTCATCAGCTTTTATACTTtctgatattttgaaaaatgaagGGTACGATTCCTTGGCTGTTGGCACAGAGATTTCGGAGGTCGACAGTGGGGCTGAAGAAAGAGATGACTCCACCACCCAGAGCAAACCGTGCCATGTCACCTCATCTGTAGATGGTGTTACAGGATTGAGCTTGAACGAGAATATAGCTGAGGATACTAAAGTGGTCGCCCCCACAGAAGGCCTGCCATCGGCGGCTGGTTGTGGTGGAGGGTGTGGAAGTGGCTGTGGAGGCAGTTCTGGCAACGTGGTGAAAAGCAGTGGATGTGGTGGTTGTGGTGGCGGCTGTGGTAGCGGGTGTGGTAACACGGTGAAGAGCAGTGGCTGCGGGAGCGGCTGTGGCGGCGGCTGTGGTGGGGGATGTGGTGGCGGCTGTGGCGGGGGATGTGGCAGCAATTGGGCAGGAAACTCAGTCAAGAGTGGTGCATGTGGTGGCTGCGGAGCTGGTGGCTGTGGTCCTGTGCTATCAAAGGCATCAGTTAATGAGAATGCCAACAGCAATGCTAACTCCTGCGGTGGTCAGAAACCGGTGGAATCTGTCAAATTAGCTGGCGAGGTAGCTGCAGCTTGA